A single Lolium perenne isolate Kyuss_39 chromosome 6, Kyuss_2.0, whole genome shotgun sequence DNA region contains:
- the LOC127308353 gene encoding uncharacterized protein, with amino-acid sequence MGSALPFGGKVVVFGGDFRQVLPVVPRGTRAQITDATLQRSYLWDKIRKIRLTRNMRAQTDQWFSEYLLRIGNGTEETIGGDYVRLPDDIVIPFTPTDEPVNKLIEDVFPSLNENATSGPYMSARAILSTKNDHVDNLNKKMIDRFPGQAKVYYSFDSVEDDARNNYPLDYLNSLTPNGLPPHDLKLKINCPVILLRNLDPHNGLCNGTRLMIRAFSDNAIDAEIVGGQHAANRVFIPRIPLSPSEDISLPFKFKRKQFPVRLSFAMTINKAQGQTIPTVGIYLPEPVFSHGQLYVALSRGVSRQTTRILAKPNIDIDPTGKSTKNIV; translated from the coding sequence ATGGGATCTGCTTTACCTTTTGGGGGGAAAGTCGTGGTGTTTGGAGGAGATTTTAGGCAGGTCCTTCCCGTTGTACCACGTGGTACAAGAGCTCAAATCACTGATGCAACGCTACAGAGGTCTTATTTATGGGATAAGATTAGGAAGATACGCCTCACACGCAATATGAGGGCACAGACCGATCAGTGGTTCTCCGAGTACCTACTGAGAATAGGCAATGGAACAGAAGAGACAATCGGTGGTGACTATGTGCGTCTTCCGGATGACATTGTTATTCCTTTCACTCCTACCGACGAACCAGTGAACAAGCTTATTGAAGATGTGTTCCCATCGCTTAATGAGAACGCCACATCTGGACCCTACATGAGTGCACGTGCCATTCTATCAACGAAGAATGATCATGTGGACAATCTAAATAAAAAGATGATTGACCGATTTCCTGGCCAGGCAAAGGTATATTATAGCTTTGACTCTGTCGAGGATGATGCACGCAATAACTACCCACTGGACTATCTAAACTCACTCACTCCAAATGGCCTGCCCCCGCATGATTTGAAACTCAAAATCAATTGTCCCGTCATTCTTCTCCGCAATCTCGATCCGCACAATGGGTTGTGCAATGGAACAAGACTGATGATTAGAGCATTCTCGGATAACGCAATCGACGCTGAGATTGTCGGTGGACAACATGCTGCAAATAGAGTGTTCATACCGAGGATCCCTTTGTCGCCCTCGGAGGACATTTCACTTCCTTTCAAGTTTAAGAGGAAACAGTTCCCCGTCCGGTTGAGTTTTGCAATGACCATCAACAAAGCCCAGGGGCAAACCATTCCGACCGTTGGTATTTACCTCCCAGAGCCTGTATTCTCCCATGGCCAGCTTTATGTTGCACTTTCAAGGGGTGTGTCAAGACAGACCACTCGGATTTTGGCCAAGCCAAATATAGACATAGACCCCACTGGAAAAAGCACAAAGAACATTGTGTAA
- the LOC127310601 gene encoding uncharacterized protein, with amino-acid sequence MPDRDWHAVWPISITTLSSSHKTILGQCNDIKELNYMFQSHGFIHILKKYFGEVVAYVHVTEFQKRGLPHEHMLLIMSSDSKLTNPDGYDKVISAELPNKDKYPILHALVVKHMLHGPCGALRKNCPCMIDGECRFRYPRQFCDATQQGKDSYPIYRRRHDGHQVKVRGAELDNRWVVPYNPGLLMRYNCHINVEACSSIKAVKYLFKYIYKGHDRASFSVDPAVQNDGEVINEIKQYRDARFVGPQESITRICGFPMFSVSPSVLQLQLHLEDMQPITFKEGDNLDDVINRPSSSSTMLTEFFKTNLVDPYARNFLYKEFPEFYRWIKGKKKWQRRKLRGRGQIGRIVYAHPAEGERYFLRVLMNHVKGATSFEDLKSVNGRRCSNFRESCERRGLIETDKSLDDCLTKAATFQIPYALRRLFATILVFCEVTQIRSLWEKHLESMSEDYRRNQPNQAAVEQMVLRDIRDLVHSMGKDISSYGLPDLDLLDDECSNGDSREVQEELSVTFDKEDINMFTSLNKEQRAGFDEILSHVLNRRSQIFFVDGPGGTGKTYLYKALLAKVRSLGQIAIATATSGIAASIMPGGRTAHSRFKIPIRLTDSSTCNFTSPSRVVP; translated from the coding sequence ATGCCTGATAGAGATTGGCATGCTGTATGGCCCATCAGCATTACTACCTTGAGCAGCAGCCATAAAACAATTTTAGGACAATGCAATGATATAAAAGAACTCAACTATATGTTTCAGAGCCACGGTTTCATACACATCTTGAAGAAGTACTTTGGTGAGGTTGTTGCATATGTCCATGTTACCGAGTTTCAAAAGAGGGGGCTGCCACATGAGCATATGCTTCTGATCATGAGCTCAGATAGCAAGCTGACAAACCCAGACGGATACGACAAGGTGATATCAGCAGAACTTCCTAACAAGGACAAGTACCCTATATTGCATGCTCTGGTGGTCAAACACATGCTCCATGGACCATGTGGTGCTCTTAGGAAAAATTGTCCTTGCATGATAGATGGTGAATGTCGATTTCGCTATCCTCGGCAGTTTTGTGATGCTACACAGCAAGGAAAGGACTCATATCCTATCTATAGGAGGAGGCATGATggtcatcaagtgaaggtcaGAGGAGCAGAGTTGGATAATAGATGGGTTGTGCCATACAACCCTGGTCTACTTATGCGGTATAATTGTCACATCAATGTTGAAGCTTGCTCTAGCATCAAGGCAGTGAAATATTTATTCAAGTACATCTATAAAGGACATGATCGTGCCTCATTCTCGGTCGATCCAGCGGTACAGAATGATGGTGAAGTAATCAATGAGATTAAACAGTACAGGGATGCTAGGTTCGTGGGGCCACAGGAGTCTATCACCAGGATTTGCGGTTTCCCAATGTTTAGTGTCTCTCCCTCTGTTCTCCAACTTCAATTGCATTTGGAAGATATGCAGCCTATCACATTCAAAGAGGGCGATAATCTAGATGACGTCATCAATCGGCCCTCTTCTTCCAGTACCATGCTCACTGAATTTTTCAAGACGAACCTGGTGGATCCTTATGCGAGGAACTTCTTGTACAAAGAGTTCCCAGAATTCTACCGGTGGATCAAGGGTAAGAAGAAGTGGCAAAGAAGAAAATTAAGGGGGCGGGGACAGATTGGAAGAATTGTCTATGCACATCCTGCTGAAGGTGAGAGGTACTTCCTTAGAGTGCTCATGAATCatgtcaaaggtgcaacatcattTGAGGATTTGAAAAGTGTAAATGGCAGGAGGTGCTCGAATTTTAGAGAATCATGTGAGCGAAGAGGTCTCATAGAGACCGACAAGTCACTTGATGATTGCTTGACCAAGGCAGCTACTTTCCAAATACCGTATGCTCTAAGAAGGCTTTTTGCAACTATTCTGGTTTTCTGCGAGGTCACCCAAATCCGATCACTGTGGGAGAAGCACCTTGAGTCAATGTCTGAGGACTACCGTCGTAACCAGCCCAACCAGGCCGCAGTAGAGCAGATGGTCCTTAGAGACATTAGGGATCTGGTgcattccatgggaaaagatatTAGCAGTTATGGACTCCCGGATTTGGATCTACTGGATGATGAGTGTTCCAATGGAGATTCCAGAGAGGTACAAGAGGAGTTGTCAGTTACTTTTGACAAAGAAGACATAAACATGTTTACATCTCTTAACAAAGAGCAGCGTGCTGGTTTTGATGAAATCCTCTCTCATGTTCTCAACAGAAGGAGCCAGATTTTTTTTGTTGATGGTCCGGGTGGCACGGGGAAGACATATCTATACAAAGCACTCCTTGCAAAGGTCCGTTCCCTAGGTCAAATAGCTATTGCTACAGCTACATCTGGCATAGCGGCATCGATCATGCCTGGTGGGCGCACCGCCCATTCCAGGTTTAAAATTCCGATTAGGCTCACAGATAGCAGCACATGCAATTTCACTTCACCAAGCAGAGTGGTACCGTAA
- the LOC127308350 gene encoding LOW QUALITY PROTEIN: protein FAR1-RELATED SEQUENCE 5 (The sequence of the model RefSeq protein was modified relative to this genomic sequence to represent the inferred CDS: substituted 1 base at 1 genomic stop codon), which yields MESVTRLPMQMNEEGFGTPIKKANVPLSCSSFTPECEDNLKPKLGMTFEGLEAVEKFYKHYAHESGFGVRVGQQKKIDNEVVRTKRYMCNREGFKSEKANEVADPSKKRRKNTATRCGCDAHIFVKLCGNDTYKIESWIENHNHGLVSPDKRHMIRSNRRVSERAKNALYTCHKASIGTCQAYRLLQVSEGGIDGVGCTKRNFQNYYRDLRYKIRNADAQMFVAQLARKQEVNSAFFYDFEVSDEGNLKYVFWADATSRKNYKHFGRVVSFDSTYTTNQYNMIFAPFTGVNHHLQSVFFGAAFLLNEQEESYVWLFKTFLKAMGGEAPGLIITDEARSMKNAINIVFQGIIHRLCMWHIMDKLPEKVGPVIREEPEFWKRRNACVWGSETPTEFESEWNSVIADFGLEENEWFTKRFSLRESXIPAYFMDIPLAGILRTTSRSESANSFFNHFIHRKLTHVEFWLRFDTALECQRQEELIADNSTIHSTPQLVTPWAIEKQGSEVFTYEVFEKFQKQIIAARDHCCVQGITQDEGIKLVTFRTGASKVREVRCDTTTVIANCSCKLFESHGIPCRHIIQVMRMENQQELPDFYIMERWQKRCKRESVYDVQGNLLEEKPVDSLDAAARKKISAVRNKLEDLIQTAKQSEEGMNFLLSSVLSIEEPLRKTVPAAVKYTRQEEYEAFIGCNIPTELNTRQRS from the exons ATGGAATCTGTCACTAGGTTGCCAATGCAGATGAATGAGGAAGGTTTTGGCAcacctataaagaaagcaaatgtTCCTCTCTCT TGTTCGTCTTTTACACCTGAATGTGAAGATAATCTGAAGCCTAAATTAGGAATGACATTTGAGGGGCTAGAGGCTGTGGAGAAGTTCTACAAGCACTATGCACATGAATCTGGTTTTGGAGTTCGTGTTGGACAACAGAAGAAGATAGACAATGAGGTAGTTCGCACTAAACGGTACATGTGTAACAGGGAAGGATTCAAGTCTGAGAAGGCTAATGAGGTCGCTGATCCATCAAAAAAAAGGCGTAAGAACACGGCGACAAGATGTGGTTGTGATGCACATATCTTTGTGAAGCTATGTGGAAATGATACATATAAGATAGAATCATGGATTGAGAACCACAATCATGGTCTTGTGTCACCTGATAAGCGTCATATGATCAGATCGAATCGTCGAGTTAGTGAGAGGGCCAAGAATGCATTGTACACATGCCACAAAGCAAGCATAGGCACATGTCAGGCATACAGGCTGCTCCAAGTCAGCGAGGGTGGGATTGATGGTGTTGGATGCACAAAAAGAAATTTTCAAAATTACTATCGTGACCTCAGGTATAAAATTAGGAACGCGGATGCCCAAATGTTTGTTGcccaactagctagaaagcaggaAGTTAATTCGGCCTTCTTCTATGATTTTGAAGTGAGTGATGAAGGAAATTTGAAGTATGTGTTCTGGGCAGATGCCACAAGTAGAAAGAACTACAAACACTTTGGCCGTGTGGTATCGTTTGATTCAACATACACTACTAATCAGTACAACATGATATTTGCACCATTTACGGGGGTTAACCATCATTTACAAAGTGTATTTTTTGGAGCTGCATTTTTGCTAAATGAGCAGGAGGAGTCATATGTTTGGTTATTTAAGACCTTCTTGAAGGCAATGGGAGGTGAAGCGCCGGGACTCATCATAACTGACGAAGCTCGCAGCATGAAGAATGCAATTAATATAGTTTTTCAAGGAATCATACACAGATTGTGCATGTGGCATATAATGGATAAACTTCCAGAGAAGGTTGGACCAGTGATTAGGGAAGAACCAGAATTTTGGAAGAGGAGGAATGCATGTGTATGGGGTTCGGAAACCCCGACTGAGTTTGAGTCGGAGTGGAATTCCGTAATTGCAGACTTCGGTTTGGAGGAGAATGAGTGGTTTACGAAAAGGTTCAGTCTTCGAGAGTCATGAATACCAGCCTACTTTATGGATATACCACTGGCAGGCATTCTCCGAACAACTTCAAGGTCGGAAAGTGCAAATTCATTTTTCAACCATTTCATCCATCGCAAGCTCACCCATGTTGAGTTTTGGCTTAGGTTTGACACAGctttagaatgccaacgacaagagGAGTTGATTGCCGACAACTCAACCATCCATAGCACCCCTCAATTAGTGACACCATGGGCGATCGAGAAACAAGGCAGTGAAGTGTTCACATATGAGGTGTTTGAGAAATTTCAGAAACAAATTATTGCTGCTAGAGACCATTGTTGTGTTCAAGGCATTACACAAGATGAGGGAATAAAACTTGTGACCTTCAGAACCGGTGCTAGTAAGGTAAGGGAGGTCCGCTGTGACACAACGACCGTGATAGCTAATTGTTCATGCAAATTATTTGAGTCCCATGGAATTCCATGCCGCCATATTATTCAAGTGATGAGGATGGAAAATCAACAAGAACTTCCAGATTTCTACATCATGGAAAGATGGCAGAAAAGGTGCAAAAG AGAAAGTGTTTATGATGTACAGGGTAATCTTCTAGAAGAGAAGCCCGTTGACTCCTTGGATGCAGCTGCGAGAAAAAAGATTTCAGCAGTACGTAACAAGTTGGAAGATCTTATTCAAACAGCAAAACAATCAGAAGAAGGCAtgaactttttattgtcaagtgtaCTGAGCATTGAGGAGCCTTTGAGAAAAACGGTTCCTGCAGCAGTCAAGTACACTAGGCAAGAGGAATATGAGGCATTTATTGGTTGCAACATTCCTACTGAACTTAACACTCGACAAAGAAGCTAA